From the genome of Helicoverpa zea isolate HzStark_Cry1AcR chromosome 1, ilHelZeax1.1, whole genome shotgun sequence, one region includes:
- the LOC124631231 gene encoding lachesin-like — MLVHLIILSTALAAANTGKHGGVEVPEFGEPITNLTVPIGRDATFECIVVNLGNFRVGWVKADTKAIQAIHEHVITHNPRVSVSHSDHSTWYLHIKNVQEEDRGQYMCQINTDPMKSQMGFLDVVIPPDFIPEETSGDTMVPEGGTARVSCKARGVPPPRVMWKREDGMDIVVRDQTGAKSKVLSYQGEVLKLTKISRSEMGTYLCIAGNGVPPTVSKRIHISVHFHPVIQVPNQLVGAPLGTDVTIECYVESSPKSINYWVKDPGELIIPSEHHVMSVRQKSMFEAEMTMTIKNIRREDLGSYICVAKNSLGDVESKIRLYEIPGNDRHAYQYPDVRATSDDEYGNNAYDDEDEDIDSMKSNRVPDRANKWYSNDGKVTVMTATGASSTITTTTTIFLCLIKSLL; from the exons GAGGTGTGGAAGTACCGGAGTTTGGTGAGCCCATCACAAACCTGACTGTGCCTATAGGAAGAGACGCCACTTTTGAGTGCATAGTTGTCAATCTGGGAAACTTTcga GTGGGCTGGGTGAAGGCAGACACGAAGGCGATCCAGGCTATCCACGAGCACGTGATCACTCACAACCCTCGGGTATCAGTCTCCCATAGTGACCACTCCACTTGGTACCTGCATATCAAGAACGTGCAAGAAGAGGATAGAGGGCAATACATGTGTCAGATTAATACTGATCCTATGAAGAGTCAG ATGGGCTTCCTAGACGTAGTGATACCACCCGACTTCATCCCCGAAGAGACTTCGGGAGACACGATGGTTCCCGAAGGTGGAACGGCCAGAGTATCCTGCAAGGCCCGAGGAGTACCGCCTCCGAGGGTCATGTGGAAAAGAGAAGATGGAATGGACATTGTGGTACGGGACCAAACTGGAGCGAAAAGCAAAG TGCTATCGTACCAGGGTGAAGTGTTGAAGCTGACCAAAATATCACGTTCAGAGATGGGCACATACTTATGTATCGCCGGTAATGGGGTCCCGCCTACAGTGAGCAAGCGGATCCACATCAGTGTACACT TTCACCCTGTGATCCAAGTACCCAATCAGCTGGTGGGCGCTCCGCTGGGTACTGACGTCACCATAGAGTGCTACGTCGAGTCATCGCCCAAGTCCATCAACTACTGGGTTAAGGATCCAG GTGAGCTGATCATACCTTCGGAGCACCACGTGATGTCGGTCAGACAAAAGTCAATGTTCGAAGCTGAGATGACAATGACTATCAAGAATATTCGAAGGGAAGACTTGGGGAGCTACATCTGCGTCGCTAAGAATTCCCTTGGTGACGTCGAGAGCAAGATAAGATTATACG AGATTCCTGGGAACGATAGGCATGCATACCAGTACCCTGATGTTCGAGCTACCTCGGATGATGAGTACGGGAACAACGCctatgatgatgaggatgaggATATCGATAGCATGAAGAGTAACAGAGTGCCAGATAGAGCGAATAAGTGGTACTCCAATGATGGTAAGGTGACGGTGATGACAGCCACCGGGGCCTCGTCGACCATCACAACGACGACGACAATCTTCCTGTGTCTAATCAAAAGTCTGCTATAA